The uncultured Methanolobus sp. sequence TAGGATTCAGGCGCACCAGTATTGGTTCTGATATGACCTGTGCAAAAGAAGACAGTTCATCCCTTAAAAGAGCACACAGGTATGTGGTGCACATGCCTTCTCTGGAATCCGTGTCATCAATTCCAATGACCATTTTAATGTTTTCACTGCCCATTTGACCAATTGCAAATACAATTGATTAGCTTTAAATGATTCCTCTGATAGAAAATTATCAGCAATCTTATAAGCCCTGTAAATATCATTCTCCTATGACTGGTAAAAGAACATGTATCTCAGTTCTTTTACCCACTTCACTGACTGCACGAATGGAGTCTCCATGTGCCTCCACCCCACTTTTGCAAAGATACAGGCCAAGACCATTTCCACCGTAGCGGCGTGTACGGGAACCATCTACCTGATAGAACCTCTTGAAGATGTGAGGCATCTCATCCTTTGAAATACCTATTCCGGTATCTTCAACAATCACATGGGTATTCTTTTTTTCCTGAAAATTACAGACATGAAATAGTCTCCTACTAAGATAAGTTCGTATCTGGTGAGATCGATTCAGTTACAAACCTTGAAGTCCCTATAATTTGTGCAGATGACTCCCGAAAATATGTCCTGTGGAATGCGTTTTCTTTGATGGATGATAATAGCAGGTTTGAAGGAGTTCTCATATCAGGCAAAGATATTACAGATATAAAGATCGCTGAAAAAGCTCTTCTTCTGGATGAATCAAGGCTGGAGGCTCTTGTAGAGTTGAATCAGCACTCACACTCCAATAGGGGATATTCCCGATTTTTCACTGGAAAAAGCAGTTGATCTTACTGAAAACATTGTAGGTTATGTTGGTTTTGAGCTTAAACCCGTAAATACAGATTATAGTATCGGGGAAACTAATCTATGGGGCATGGTTGTAAAGGAACGTGAACCTATAATCTCAAACAATTATCCTGAAGATTCTCCTATGAAAAAAATTTCTCCTGCTGGACATGTGAGTATTCGTAATTACCTCTCAGACAGATAACACTTCGAATGGAAGGCACATGGAAGCTCATACAGAGAAGAAAAAATGAAGAGAAGATTAAATCATATGCAAGGGAAGTTGCAGAGAACAACAAAGAACTGGAATCCCTGGATCATATGAAAGATGAGTTCATTGCAAACATAACTCACGAACTCAAAACTCCCCTTATTCTTATTAAAGGATACAGTAGACTTCTTTATGAAGGACATCTGGGCCCAATGACTGATGACCAGAAAAAAGGGTCGGGTACAATTCTCCAGGATGCTGAAAGGTTACATAAACTGATTGATTCACTTTTATATATGCAGAACATCCACTCAGGAAACATACAGTACCATTTGAATTACATTGATATTGTCACCGTACTCGATTATGTGATCGACGGATCCTTAAAAAACAGGTATGCTCCTGAGCTTATAATAGAATATTCTTCACCTCTGCCCTTTATCTGTGGAAATGCGACCTATCTGGAACAGGTCTTTTCACACGTACTTGAAAATGTTTTCAAATTCATTCCTCCGGATGGATCAGTCACAGTTGAAGCTTTTCAGGAAAAAGAAGTTCAAGCCATTTATTTCCGGATATCTGTTCTTCTTTGTATCCGGTAAGTTCAAGAATTTTTTTATTGACGCATGAAATACTACCCTCAATATCCAGAAAAAGGATGGCCATAGGCAGTATGTCCATTATCTTGTGGGATTTATTTTTTCATTCTCAATACCATTGATTATTTCCTGTGACCTGCTGGCAGATAAAGATATGATTATGCCAAATAAAAGGGAAATAAGGATAACTGAAAGGCGTATGTATTTTTCAGGAGCGGAAATGCCCGGAACAAGGTTGTCTGCCAAAGACCTGTCCGAATAAAAACAATAGTTTAGTAATGCGTCTCTCTGTGCCCGTATTTTCACTCAACAGACAGTGCACGAGCAATCTTATTTTGTTATGTATTGCTGTATATACACCATTATTTCTGCAGATCTGATATATAATTGTAACATAAAATATTTTTAGAAAAAATCATCATGAATAAGGTGTTTCCTCCTAATGTCTAAATATAGAAAAGTTTTATATAGATGTGCAAACAATGCCTATTTAGTCATGACAAAAGAGATCCTTATACATCAGATTATTGATGTATTACAGCAGGCAGGCTTCATTGTATCAAAGAGATGCAATATCAGACCACGAAGCTTTGATCTTGCAGCAAGAAAAGGTGAAACTCTTCTTTTCTGTAAAGTACTTTTTAACATAGACGGCCTCAACGAAGAGACCGCAAGGGAGATGAAGAGCCTCGCACGGTATCTTGGAGGAACTGCAGTACTCACAGGTGCGAAAACCCGGGATCAAATGCTGGAAGACAGCGTAGTCTATATGCGCTATGATATTCCTGCAGTCAATGTCCAGACTCTCTACGACTACTTTGTTGAGGAAGTCCCACCTCTTGTTTCAGCAGCTCCTGGTGGTCTTTATGTATCTATTGACGGTGATGTGCTCAGGGAAGCCCGCAAGAGAACCGAAATGTCTCTTGGAGCCCTTGCAACTGAACTGGGTGTTTCCAGAAGGACCATCAGCAAATATGAAGAAGGCGGGATGGATGCATCCATAGATATAGTACTCCACCTTGAGGAACTGCTGGATGTTGCCCTTGCAAAATCAATAGATATACTCCATTGTTTTGAAAAGAAGACAAGTATTGAGGTTCCACAGGAAAAAACTAATGAAGCACAGCCGGATGAAGGAATTCTTGGAATGCTTCACGCACTTGGATACCAGGTGGTTTCCACAAGTCAGGCACCATTTAAGGCAATCTCAAAGGATACATCCGACACTCTGCTCACCGGTGTCAGCACATACAGCAGTTCAATGATCAAGCGTGCAGATCTTATGAGTAGTATATCCTGCGTTACAAGGACTAAATCTGTTTTCATAATCAATGGACAGATCAAGTCAGAAACTGTTGAAAATACGGTTCTTATAGAAAAGACAGAACTTGACAAGCTGTCCGGCACAGATGAGCTTGCTGATCTTATTAACGAGCGTACCAAGAAGCATAACATCAATATCTGATTCCGAAAATTGTTGTTTTCAAAGGCTAGTCTGTTATTATTTCCGGCACTAATTAACAAATCCAAAACCCTAATATACAGATATACCTTTTAGAACTAGCAATGACTACCAACATCGCAGTACTTGTTTCAGGAAGAGGATCTAATCTCCAGTCTATAATTGACAATATAGAAAGTGGCTACATTCAGAACGCAAAGGTTTCTGTTGTTGTAAGTGATGTGGAGGATGCCTATGCGCTTGAACGTGCCCGCAAGCATGGTATCACCGATGTTTTCATAGACCCTTCCGATTACCAGAACAAGCAGGAATACGAGAATGAGATCCTGGAAGTCCTGAAAGACAATGATGTTGACCTTATATTGCTTGCAGGATACATGCGTCTTGTGGGAAAAGACCTGATTGTGGCGTATCGCAACAGTATAATTAACATCCATCCTGCATTGCTTCCATCCTTTAAAGGGCTCCATGCACAGCAGCAGGCTTTTGAATATGGTGTGAAGGTCAGTGGTTGTACGGTTCACTTTGTTGATGAAGGAATGGATACGGGACCTATAATTATACAGAAATGCGTTCCTGTATTAGAGGGGGATACTGCTGACGATCTGGCAGCCCGTATACTTGAACAGGAACACAGGATTTTCCCTGAAGCTGTCAAACTATTCGTTGAGGGTAAGCTTAAAGTGGAAGGTCGAATTGTAGTACACACGTAAATTAGCTTATATTAATATTATAACACCCTGCGAAGCAGGGGTCCAACATATAGATATCGAATTTAATGGTTGATAACAATGTCTTATGTCTCAGAAATTGACCCGGAGATTGCAGAAGCCTTAAGGCTTGAAGCAAACCGTCAGGATTACAAGCTGAACCTGATAGCATCAGAGAACTATACAAGCCGTGCAGTAATGGAAGCACAGGGCTCTGTAATGACAAACAAGTACGCAGAAGGCTACTCAGGAAAACGCTACTATGGTGGCTGTGAATTTGTAGATATTGCAGAAGACCTTGCCATTGAAAGGGCAAAGGCAATCTTTGGTGCCGAACACGTGAATGTCCAGCCACACTCCGGTTCCGGTGCTAACATGGCATGTTATTTCTCAGTTATTAAGCCCGGTGACACCATCATGTCAATGGACCTCACACATGGTGGTCACCTTTCACACGGAAGCCCTGTGAACTTTGCAGGACAGCTCTATAATATAGTACCATACGGTGTTGATAAGGAGACAGAGGCTCTAGACTATGATGCACTCATGGCAATGGCAAAGGAACACAAGCCACAGATGATTGTCTGTGGTGCTTCAGCATATTCAAGGACCATTGACTTCAAGGCATTCAGGGATATAGCTGATGAAGTGGGAGCATACCTTCTTGCAGATATCGCACACATTGCAGGTCTTGTAGCCGGAGGCGCACACCCAAGTCCTGTGCCATACGCTGATTTTGTAACAACCACAACCCACAAGACCCTCAGAGGTCCAAGGGGTGGAATGATAATGTGCAAGGAAGAGTATGCAAAGGACCTTAACAGGTCAGTGTTCCCTGGAATGCAGGGCGGACCACTCATGCATGTCATTGCAGCAAAAGCCGTTGCATTCAAGGAAGCACTCGGAGATCAGTTCAAGGCAGACCAGGTCCAGACAGTGAAGAACGCAGATTCCCTTGCAAAGGAACTCCAGAACAGGGAATTTGACATCGTGTCCGGTGGAACTGACAACCACGTAATGCTTCTCAACCTTAACAAGTTCGACATTACAGGAAAGGAAGCTGAAGCAGGAATGAGTAAGGCAGGAATTGTCCTTAACAAGAACACCATTCCATTTGAAACCAGAAGCCCATTCATTACAAGCGGAATCAGGATAGGTACGCCTGCAGCAACAACAAGAGGAATGAAGGAAGACCAGATGAAGGAAATCGCAGGATACATTGCAGAGGTAGTCAACAACCTTGACAATGATACAGTCCTTCACGGTATTAATTCCGATGTTGAGCAGCTGTGCAGCGGATTCCCGGTTTACAAGTAAATCTAAAATGCAGGCTGTATAGAAACTACATCAGGTGTTTGCATAATGGCAGAAGAGAACTACGATTCCAGGAAAATAGATGGCAGAAGCCTTTCAAGGAAAGTGGAAGAACAGGTAAAGCAGGGAGTTGACAGGCTCAAAGCAGAGAGGGGTGTTACACCCGGACTTGCAACCATACTTGTCGGCGAGGACCCTGCGTCCAGGATGTATGTCCGCCTTAAACACAAGGCATGTGAAAGAGTTGGCATACACGCAGAGGATCATAATATGCCTGAGTCCACCACACAGGAAGAACTTATGCTGCGTATTCAGGAATTGAATGCCAGGAAGGACATACATGGAATTCTCCTTCAGTTGCCTCTTCCAGAACACCTCGATGATAAGTCTGCAATGCTTGCAATTGACCCGGCAAAGGATGCAGATGGCTTCCACCCATACAACATGGGTAAACTCCTCATCGGTGATGAAGGACTTGTACCATGCACTCCAAAAGGAGTAATCAGAGCACTTGAAGAGTATGATGTGCAAATCCAGGGAAAACACGCAGTCATTGTGGGACACAGCAACGTTGTTGGAAAACCCATGGCTGCAATGCTCATCAACAGGAATGCAACTGTTTCTGTTTGCCATGTTTTCACCGATGACCTGACCAAGTTCACACTTGATGCAGATATCCTTGTAGTCGGAACCGGTGTTATGCACCTCATTAAAGCCGATATGGTGAAGGAAGGTGCAGTGATTTTCGATGTAGGAATCACCGAGAAGGGAGGCAAGGTTTACGGTGATGTTGATTTTGATAATGTTGTGAAGAAGGCTTCACTGATAACCCCTGTTCCGGGAGGCGTTGGTCCAATGACCATTGCAATCCTCATGGAACACGTGCTTATGGCAGCTTCAAACAGCTGATAAGCACACTTATATTTTATTAATTGAATACTATTTTGACTAAGCTATTTTAGTTATTTATCCTTTGATTAAAACTACCAGGTTGAATAATGGTTGTTGATGTAGATATATGCGGCTTGAAAGTTGGTGACGAGCATCCTGTAAGACTTATGGGGATCATCAACCTCAGCAAGGAATCCTTTTACAAAGGTTCGGTTGTTAGTAGCGATTCTCTACTTGACGTTGCACAAAAGATGATAGAAGACGGCGCTGCTATACTTGATATTGGTGCCCGTTCAACATGGCCTCTTGCAAATCCGGTTATCAGCGAGGAAGGAGAACTCGACCGTATGATTCCTGCACTGGAACTCCTGAATGATAATGTTGATGCACTCATTTCTGTTGATACTGTTTATGCCAGCGTTGCAAAAGAATCCCTGAAACATGGAGCAGACATAATCAATGATGTTTCCGGTTTTACAACAAATCCTGGGATGATGGATGTTGTTGCTGAGTACGATTGTCCTGCTGTTGTAATGGCATCGGAAGAAGTTCCCGGTGACCCAATAGGCATGGATGCGATCATGGTGTCTCTTGCTGACATTATCAGTAAAGCAGATACCAAAGGCATAGATACAAGTAAACTTATTCTCGACCCGGCGATAGGTAAATGGATACCTGAAAAAGACCCGATATTTGATTTTGAGACCATAGACCAGTTCGAGAGTCTCAGAGTATTTGGCAGGCCGCTGCTTGCAGCAGTATCAAGAAAATCCTGCATTGATGCTGTACTTCACAAACCGGCAAATAAAAGGCTATACGGAAGCCTTGCTGCAACTGCAATCGTGATTCACAAGGGTGCACACATTGTACGAACTCACGATGTCCCTGAAACGAAGGATGTTGTAGAGGTGGCGGCTGCAATGAGAAAAAGACAGCCGGTTGTTAAAGAGGGTGGCTTTGAAGTTAGCATTTCAGATATAACTCATCCTGATGATGCGGAATATCTCATGAGAAGCATAAAAGTCACAGGTTCCGGTGCAAAGGTCATGAAGAACAAGACCGTGAGCAAGGTTGTTCGTGTGAACAATATTACAACCACTGAGGCATTGATTATTAAGCAGGAGATCCTTGCAAGGGGTGGAGACGCTGCCCTTGAGCGTGACGCAGTATCACACGAAACTGAAAAGACAGATGTACTCATAATTGGAACTATATTGCAACTGGAGAAACTGGTCCATAAGCTCTCATTCCAGGCACGTAATCTTCCGCTAATCGCTGAGATGATTGCGGAAGTACTTGAAAACGACATGGATGTGGAGCATGGGTACCTGAGGGAACTATGATCATCTCATCTGCAAAGCCCTTTGAAGAAATACTTGAAATATTGAAAGACGAGGATGATATCTTCGTTATTGGCTGTAATGCATGTGCGGCAAAGATACACGTTGGCGGTGAACCTGAAGTTCTTGAAATGTGCCAGCGTCTTGAAGATTCAGGAATACATGTTGTTGGCTGGGTTATACCAAGCGCAGCCTGTAGTGTGGCTTCATTTGATTCACTTGTTGAAAAGAATCCCGCCATAAAGGAGGCTAAGACTATTCTTGTGATGGCCTGTGGAAGTGGTGTTTCTATTGTAGCCGGCGTTGTGGATGTGCCGGTTTATCCGTCAAACGACACAGTTTCCCTTGGAGGAAGGACTCAGGGAGAGGTCGTTCCTGAACTCTGTGCCATGTGTGGTGAATGCAAGATATATTATTTTGGCAGTGTGTGCCCGAAGAGTTTGTGCCCCAAACATTTGCTGAACGGACCCTGTGGCGGATCTGTTAACGGAAAATGTGAAGTAGATCCGGAAAAGGACTGTGCATGGGAACTTATCTGCAACAGGCTTGAAAAAATAGGAAGACTTGACCTGCTTGATATCACATGGGATGCTGAAGAAGGCACTGAAGGGTCAGTCTGACATGACTGGCAACTTGTTGTCCTGAATAGCTGAAAAATTGCTTGCAGGATAATATTTCCTGAACCTGCCATCTTTTTCATCCCGAATTACATTCTCATCCTTCAATTGGGTGATATGCCAGTGAATCGTACTTTTATCAACTCCTATTTTTTCTGATAATTCCTTCCCGGTTACACCAGGTTCTTTACAAATAGTTTCCAGAACACATTTTCGGGTGTCACTCTGTGTATTAGAGCCAACGGTTTGCAGAGCTTTCTCATTTGTATGGCCCTTGCTGAAATAATTTACAAATCGTCCCTGTCTGAGAGCGATAAGGAGATTTGAAAGCTGGAGCTTTTCAACGTGATACCTGAATGTTCCTCTTTTCATTTCCAGATCAGAAAGAATATCACTCTCAGAGCACCCAGGATTTTCAGATACATATGAAAGTATCTTGTTCCTGTTCTTCTCGCCTTTACTCCATGCCACTT is a genomic window containing:
- the glyA gene encoding serine hydroxymethyltransferase, which translates into the protein MSYVSEIDPEIAEALRLEANRQDYKLNLIASENYTSRAVMEAQGSVMTNKYAEGYSGKRYYGGCEFVDIAEDLAIERAKAIFGAEHVNVQPHSGSGANMACYFSVIKPGDTIMSMDLTHGGHLSHGSPVNFAGQLYNIVPYGVDKETEALDYDALMAMAKEHKPQMIVCGASAYSRTIDFKAFRDIADEVGAYLLADIAHIAGLVAGGAHPSPVPYADFVTTTTHKTLRGPRGGMIMCKEEYAKDLNRSVFPGMQGGPLMHVIAAKAVAFKEALGDQFKADQVQTVKNADSLAKELQNREFDIVSGGTDNHVMLLNLNKFDITGKEAEAGMSKAGIVLNKNTIPFETRSPFITSGIRIGTPAATTRGMKEDQMKEIAGYIAEVVNNLDNDTVLHGINSDVEQLCSGFPVYK
- a CDS encoding bifunctional methylenetetrahydrofolate dehydrogenase/methenyltetrahydrofolate cyclohydrolase codes for the protein MAEENYDSRKIDGRSLSRKVEEQVKQGVDRLKAERGVTPGLATILVGEDPASRMYVRLKHKACERVGIHAEDHNMPESTTQEELMLRIQELNARKDIHGILLQLPLPEHLDDKSAMLAIDPAKDADGFHPYNMGKLLIGDEGLVPCTPKGVIRALEEYDVQIQGKHAVIVGHSNVVGKPMAAMLINRNATVSVCHVFTDDLTKFTLDADILVVGTGVMHLIKADMVKEGAVIFDVGITEKGGKVYGDVDFDNVVKKASLITPVPGGVGPMTIAILMEHVLMAASNS
- a CDS encoding methylenetetrahydrofolate reductase C-terminal domain-containing protein, producing MIISSAKPFEEILEILKDEDDIFVIGCNACAAKIHVGGEPEVLEMCQRLEDSGIHVVGWVIPSAACSVASFDSLVEKNPAIKEAKTILVMACGSGVSIVAGVVDVPVYPSNDTVSLGGRTQGEVVPELCAMCGECKIYYFGSVCPKSLCPKHLLNGPCGGSVNGKCEVDPEKDCAWELICNRLEKIGRLDLLDITWDAEEGTEGSV
- a CDS encoding winged helix-turn-helix transcriptional regulator; the protein is MSAECTVVPYKDRSDDIPPELVVSTGCDGNLTFWDLPLKLKFIWIGCTIWFLIVSLGKFIPLLLGKVAWSKGEKNRNKILSYVSENPGCSESDILSDLEMKRGTFRYHVEKLQLSNLLIALRQGRFVNYFSKGHTNEKALQTVGSNTQSDTRKCVLETICKEPGVTGKELSEKIGVDKSTIHWHITQLKDENVIRDEKDGRFRKYYPASNFSAIQDNKLPVMSD
- the purN gene encoding phosphoribosylglycinamide formyltransferase, whose translation is MTTNIAVLVSGRGSNLQSIIDNIESGYIQNAKVSVVVSDVEDAYALERARKHGITDVFIDPSDYQNKQEYENEILEVLKDNDVDLILLAGYMRLVGKDLIVAYRNSIINIHPALLPSFKGLHAQQQAFEYGVKVSGCTVHFVDEGMDTGPIIIQKCVPVLEGDTADDLAARILEQEHRIFPEAVKLFVEGKLKVEGRIVVHT
- the folP gene encoding dihydropteroate synthase encodes the protein MVVDVDICGLKVGDEHPVRLMGIINLSKESFYKGSVVSSDSLLDVAQKMIEDGAAILDIGARSTWPLANPVISEEGELDRMIPALELLNDNVDALISVDTVYASVAKESLKHGADIINDVSGFTTNPGMMDVVAEYDCPAVVMASEEVPGDPIGMDAIMVSLADIISKADTKGIDTSKLILDPAIGKWIPEKDPIFDFETIDQFESLRVFGRPLLAAVSRKSCIDAVLHKPANKRLYGSLAATAIVIHKGAHIVRTHDVPETKDVVEVAAAMRKRQPVVKEGGFEVSISDITHPDDAEYLMRSIKVTGSGAKVMKNKTVSKVVRVNNITTTEALIIKQEILARGGDAALERDAVSHETEKTDVLIIGTILQLEKLVHKLSFQARNLPLIAEMIAEVLENDMDVEHGYLREL
- a CDS encoding transcriptional regulator: MTKEILIHQIIDVLQQAGFIVSKRCNIRPRSFDLAARKGETLLFCKVLFNIDGLNEETAREMKSLARYLGGTAVLTGAKTRDQMLEDSVVYMRYDIPAVNVQTLYDYFVEEVPPLVSAAPGGLYVSIDGDVLREARKRTEMSLGALATELGVSRRTISKYEEGGMDASIDIVLHLEELLDVALAKSIDILHCFEKKTSIEVPQEKTNEAQPDEGILGMLHALGYQVVSTSQAPFKAISKDTSDTLLTGVSTYSSSMIKRADLMSSISCVTRTKSVFIINGQIKSETVENTVLIEKTELDKLSGTDELADLINERTKKHNINI
- a CDS encoding HAMP domain-containing sensor histidine kinase — its product is MEGTWKLIQRRKNEEKIKSYAREVAENNKELESLDHMKDEFIANITHELKTPLILIKGYSRLLYEGHLGPMTDDQKKGSGTILQDAERLHKLIDSLLYMQNIHSGNIQYHLNYIDIVTVLDYVIDGSLKNRYAPELIIEYSSPLPFICGNATYLEQVFSHVLENVFKFIPPDGSVTVEAFQEKEVQAIYFRISVLLCIR
- a CDS encoding ATP-binding protein, yielding MNRSHQIRTYLSRRLFHVCNFQEKKNTHVIVEDTGIGISKDEMPHIFKRFYQVDGSRTRRYGGNGLGLYLCKSGVEAHGDSIRAVSEVGKRTEIHVLLPVIGE